A single region of the Rhodococcus sp. W8901 genome encodes:
- a CDS encoding alpha-(1->3)-arabinofuranosyltransferase domain-containing protein — MSTAAAEPAGIARSRTSPSSGGSADGGLSVEPSTEPLTRRWLIGAGFVALIMCLLQSPGLTVADTKYDLTENPIGFLARAAHQWNSQAPLGQVQNQAYGYFFPHGAFFAFGELLHIPPWITQRFWWALLIVAGFWGVIRVAEALGIGSRSSRIIAAVAFALSPRVLTTIGSISSESLPMMLAPWVLLPVILATRPAGPGSRSLGRLAAQSALAVALMGAVNAVATAAACMIAGLWWIAHRPNRRWWVFTAWWIPCLLLATLWWIVPLLLLGRVSPPFLDYIESSGVTTQWTSLTEVLRGTDSWTPFVSPERVAGTVLVTQPVAVVATGLIAAAGLAGLCMRSMPAKGRLTLILLVGIAGLGAGYVGELGSPIAEQVRAFLDGTGAPLRNVHKLEPLVRLPLVLGLAHLLAKVPLPGSVPLRRWRSAFAHPEREPIVALTSLLLVALTLTTSLAWSGRLAPRGAYDEVPSYWHDAAQWLEDNAAGGGGDGSGADAERALVVPGAPFGSQVWGLTRDEPLQPLASTPWAVRDAVPLVPPGAIRALDSVQRLISDGRPSDGLADTLLAQGIRYVVVRNDLDPETSRSARPLLVHQTVDGSPGFEKVAQFGDDIAPETAEDVVVDSDLRPGYPAIEIYRVTAPGAATPPAGPYTVDLDRVPVVQGGPESLLRLAENGTVTGPALLATDAARAGIDAGSVTVTDTPTDRETDFGQVDNHSSALRGPDDPRRTYNAVPDYPVPDAPLVHGEWSGATITVSSAASDATQLGGTAPGSGPAATVDGDPATAWLSNGLETARGQWLRLDFDTPITRGMLHLTTSPAAFGPPVKWLRIETPNGSTSVKVDKPGKPVDVSLPSGTTPWLRILATHTEDGSPGFQFGISDLTVDDYSSGTPVPVPIVHRTVLPPTPDGAAVRGWDLGQELPGRSGCAEGPDRVHCSGSLVLPPEEPGTFTRTLSVPEAAAVTPELTLRPRPGAALEALVADPGAVSAHGPSDGVELRGTAGAAVDGDVATSWTAPADSAKGKGGLPTLTIRLPQPTLVTGLTVTPSPGNLPASPSRVAVNLGNGPQTRDLDDAEDPSAPQTISLEPHVTDTIVLTLVRWHEVLDRTALGFLQLQPAGLSEVAALGEDGRPVAGTATAAADRTTVGCDVGPTISIGGTLVRTSVTATAEQLAAGLPVTATPCAPAVPAALPAGRQDVVVAPGPAFTVDSLRLDAAPAAPAAAPASPTVGRWTENLRELDVAAADTDQLLVVPESTNSGWIATAPDGTELQPVIVSGWQQGWIVPAGTDGVVTLEFPTDRWYRAGIAFGLALLIPLLLLALVPRRRTRDLGPAPRPWRSVVAASFGVVAVATVVAGPVGTLVTVLVAAAALGLSRWRGPSFAARVLVGVAGVSSVLAAVLLSTGPWRAADGYVGHSFLIQLFALIGVVCVGVSALPLSRSPMWRRLSQRWTARRDGSSTNA; from the coding sequence TTGAGTACGGCAGCCGCTGAACCCGCTGGTATCGCGCGTTCCCGCACCTCCCCCTCGTCCGGCGGTTCCGCCGACGGGGGGCTTTCCGTCGAACCCTCGACTGAACCCCTGACCCGGCGCTGGCTGATCGGCGCCGGGTTCGTCGCGTTGATCATGTGCCTGCTGCAGTCGCCGGGCCTGACCGTTGCCGACACCAAGTACGACCTCACCGAGAACCCCATCGGGTTCCTCGCCCGCGCCGCCCACCAGTGGAACAGCCAGGCGCCGCTGGGGCAGGTGCAGAACCAGGCCTACGGCTACTTCTTCCCGCACGGCGCCTTCTTCGCGTTCGGGGAACTGCTGCACATTCCACCGTGGATCACCCAGCGGTTCTGGTGGGCGCTGCTGATCGTCGCCGGCTTCTGGGGTGTCATCCGGGTCGCCGAGGCCCTCGGCATCGGCAGCCGCAGTTCCCGCATCATCGCGGCCGTGGCCTTCGCGCTGTCGCCGCGCGTGCTGACGACGATCGGGTCGATCTCGTCGGAGTCGCTACCGATGATGCTGGCCCCGTGGGTGCTGCTGCCGGTGATACTCGCGACCAGGCCGGCCGGGCCGGGATCGCGCAGCCTGGGCCGGCTCGCCGCGCAGTCGGCGCTCGCGGTCGCGCTGATGGGCGCCGTCAACGCCGTCGCCACCGCGGCCGCGTGCATGATCGCCGGGCTGTGGTGGATCGCGCACCGCCCCAACCGCCGCTGGTGGGTGTTCACCGCATGGTGGATTCCGTGCCTGCTGCTGGCGACACTGTGGTGGATCGTCCCGCTGCTGCTGCTCGGCCGGGTGAGCCCGCCGTTCCTCGACTACATCGAGTCGTCGGGCGTCACGACGCAGTGGACGTCGCTCACCGAGGTGCTGCGCGGCACCGACAGCTGGACCCCGTTCGTCTCCCCCGAACGCGTCGCCGGCACCGTCCTGGTCACCCAGCCCGTCGCCGTCGTCGCGACCGGCCTGATCGCGGCCGCCGGGCTGGCCGGGCTGTGCATGCGGTCCATGCCCGCGAAGGGCCGCCTGACGCTGATCCTGCTCGTCGGCATCGCCGGGCTCGGCGCCGGCTACGTCGGCGAACTCGGCTCCCCGATCGCCGAGCAGGTCCGCGCCTTCCTCGACGGCACCGGCGCCCCGCTGCGCAACGTCCACAAGCTCGAGCCGCTGGTCCGGCTGCCGCTCGTTCTCGGCCTCGCGCATCTGCTGGCCAAGGTCCCGCTGCCCGGGTCGGTGCCGCTACGACGCTGGCGCAGCGCGTTCGCGCACCCCGAACGCGAACCGATCGTGGCCCTGACCAGCCTGCTGCTGGTCGCACTCACCCTCACGACGTCGCTGGCGTGGTCCGGCCGGCTGGCCCCGCGCGGCGCATACGACGAGGTGCCGTCGTACTGGCACGACGCCGCGCAGTGGCTCGAGGACAACGCCGCGGGCGGCGGCGGCGACGGTTCCGGCGCGGACGCCGAACGCGCGCTCGTGGTGCCCGGCGCCCCGTTCGGCTCCCAGGTGTGGGGACTGACCCGCGACGAACCGCTGCAGCCGCTCGCGTCGACGCCGTGGGCGGTGCGTGACGCCGTCCCGCTGGTCCCGCCGGGCGCGATTCGCGCCCTCGACTCGGTGCAGCGCCTCATCTCCGACGGCCGCCCGTCCGACGGACTCGCCGACACCCTGCTCGCCCAGGGCATCCGCTACGTCGTGGTCCGCAACGACCTCGATCCCGAGACGTCCCGCTCCGCCCGGCCGCTGCTGGTGCACCAGACGGTCGACGGCTCGCCCGGCTTCGAGAAGGTCGCGCAGTTCGGCGACGACATCGCCCCCGAGACCGCCGAGGACGTGGTCGTCGACAGCGATCTGCGTCCCGGGTACCCGGCGATCGAGATCTACCGGGTCACCGCGCCCGGCGCCGCGACACCGCCCGCCGGCCCGTACACCGTCGACCTGGACCGGGTGCCCGTCGTGCAGGGCGGCCCCGAGTCGCTGCTGCGGCTCGCCGAGAACGGGACCGTCACCGGGCCGGCGCTGCTCGCCACCGACGCCGCGCGCGCCGGGATCGACGCCGGATCGGTCACCGTCACCGACACCCCCACCGACCGTGAGACGGACTTCGGGCAGGTCGACAACCACAGCTCCGCGCTGCGCGGCCCCGACGACCCGCGTCGCACCTACAACGCCGTCCCGGACTATCCCGTCCCGGACGCGCCGCTGGTGCACGGCGAGTGGTCCGGCGCGACGATCACCGTGTCGAGCGCGGCGTCCGACGCCACCCAGCTGGGCGGCACCGCGCCGGGCAGCGGTCCGGCCGCCACCGTCGACGGCGACCCGGCCACCGCGTGGCTCAGCAACGGACTCGAGACCGCGCGCGGCCAGTGGCTGCGACTGGACTTCGACACCCCGATCACCCGCGGCATGCTGCACCTGACGACCAGTCCGGCGGCGTTCGGACCACCCGTCAAGTGGCTGCGGATCGAGACGCCGAACGGCTCGACGTCGGTGAAGGTCGACAAGCCCGGCAAGCCGGTCGACGTGTCGCTGCCGTCCGGCACCACGCCGTGGCTGCGGATCCTGGCCACCCACACCGAGGACGGCTCGCCCGGCTTCCAGTTCGGCATCAGCGATCTCACCGTCGACGACTATTCGAGCGGCACCCCGGTGCCCGTCCCGATCGTGCACCGCACAGTGCTGCCCCCGACGCCCGACGGCGCCGCGGTGCGCGGCTGGGATCTGGGCCAGGAACTTCCCGGACGGTCGGGCTGCGCCGAGGGCCCGGACCGGGTGCACTGCAGCGGATCCCTGGTCCTGCCCCCGGAGGAACCGGGCACGTTCACCCGGACCCTGTCGGTGCCCGAGGCCGCCGCCGTCACGCCCGAACTGACGCTGCGGCCGCGTCCCGGCGCCGCACTCGAGGCGCTCGTCGCCGACCCCGGTGCGGTGTCCGCGCACGGACCGTCCGACGGTGTCGAGTTGCGCGGCACGGCGGGCGCCGCGGTGGACGGCGACGTCGCGACGTCCTGGACGGCCCCGGCGGACAGCGCGAAGGGCAAGGGGGGATTGCCGACCCTGACGATCCGGCTGCCGCAGCCGACCCTCGTCACCGGCCTGACCGTCACGCCCAGCCCCGGCAACCTGCCCGCGTCCCCCAGCCGGGTCGCGGTCAACCTGGGGAACGGACCGCAGACCCGCGACCTCGACGACGCCGAGGACCCGTCCGCGCCGCAGACGATCTCCCTCGAACCGCACGTCACCGACACGATCGTGCTGACCCTCGTGCGCTGGCACGAGGTGCTCGACCGGACCGCGCTCGGCTTCCTGCAACTGCAGCCGGCCGGGCTGTCCGAGGTGGCCGCGCTCGGCGAGGACGGCCGCCCGGTCGCGGGGACCGCGACCGCGGCGGCCGACCGCACCACGGTGGGTTGCGATGTCGGGCCGACCATCTCGATCGGCGGCACCCTGGTGCGGACCTCGGTCACCGCGACCGCCGAACAGTTGGCGGCGGGACTGCCGGTGACCGCGACCCCGTGCGCCCCGGCCGTCCCAGCCGCGCTGCCCGCCGGCCGTCAGGACGTGGTGGTCGCGCCCGGACCGGCGTTCACCGTCGACAGCCTGCGCCTCGACGCGGCCCCGGCCGCGCCCGCCGCCGCGCCCGCCTCGCCGACCGTGGGCCGGTGGACCGAGAACCTGCGCGAACTCGACGTCGCCGCCGCCGACACCGACCAACTGCTGGTGGTGCCCGAGAGCACCAACAGCGGCTGGATCGCCACCGCACCCGACGGCACCGAACTGCAACCGGTGATCGTGAGCGGGTGGCAGCAGGGCTGGATCGTGCCCGCCGGCACGGACGGCGTCGTGACGCTCGAGTTCCCGACCGATCGCTGGTACCGCGCCGGGATCGCGTTCGGCCTCGCGCTGCTGATCCCGCTGCTGCTCCTGGCCCTGGTCCCGCGGCGGCGCACCCGCGACCTCGGACCCGCGCCGCGACCGTGGCGGAGCGTCGTCGCCGCTTCCTTCGGGGTGGTGGCCGTCGCGACCGTCGTCGCCGGGCCGGTGGGAACCCTTGTCACCGTCCTCGTCGCGGCCGCCGCGCTGGGACTGTCACGGTGGCGTGGACCGTCGTTCGCGGCGCGGGTACTCGTCGGCGTCGCGGGTGTCTCCTCGGTGCTCGCCGCCGTCCTGCTCTCGACCGGGCCGTGGCGGGCCGCCGACGGCTACGTCGGGCACTCCTTCCTGATTCAGCTGTTCGCGCTGATCGGGGTGGTCTGCGTGGGCGTCTCCGCGTTGCCGCTGTCGCGCTCGCCGATGTGGCGCCGCCTCTCCCAGCGGTGGACCGCCCGGCGGGACGGCTCCTCCACCAACGCGTAA
- a CDS encoding DUF3068 domain-containing protein, whose protein sequence is MAERSGPSRILACILVGLGTFLLAVAVLIPAYTVDKLKKTPLDLEVTTVATGNGDVLDSKALLAGKAEVNTNVPIVAQRYVITEQPSDADVISLQAGQSVIRTDKQGDSGLLTATVDRVTADRVSSMPVEPPVGTIQTASNEPAEEVSHTGLQYKWPFDAEKKSYPYFDLNSRSTQDINFVEETEINGMKVYHYNQKIEPVDLSKVVPAPTNKLTLPAATWGVPGDQQPVTMVRWYQNERDIWIDPVTGVVIKGQEKLYQYYARDKAKPEVTVLKVTLPFDENTIEYQIGQAKDGQDKLSLFGRTLPIVAGILGAIALIAGIVLGLRGGRGNKGATAGGPANPPTGSGQAPNGDHDWTSDKTEEFPTVNMDKGGFTEPPRQQ, encoded by the coding sequence ATGGCCGAGCGTTCAGGCCCGAGCCGGATACTTGCGTGCATTCTGGTAGGCCTCGGGACCTTCCTGCTGGCCGTGGCAGTCCTCATTCCCGCGTACACCGTCGACAAGCTCAAGAAGACGCCGCTCGACCTCGAGGTCACCACCGTCGCCACCGGCAACGGTGACGTGCTCGACTCCAAGGCCCTGCTCGCGGGCAAGGCCGAGGTCAACACGAACGTGCCGATCGTCGCGCAGCGCTACGTCATCACCGAGCAGCCGTCCGACGCGGACGTCATCTCGCTGCAGGCCGGCCAGTCGGTGATCCGCACCGACAAGCAGGGCGACAGCGGTCTGCTGACCGCGACCGTCGACCGCGTCACCGCGGACCGCGTCAGCTCGATGCCGGTCGAGCCGCCCGTCGGCACCATCCAGACCGCGTCGAACGAGCCGGCCGAAGAGGTGTCGCACACGGGTCTGCAGTACAAGTGGCCGTTCGATGCGGAGAAGAAGAGCTACCCGTACTTCGACCTGAACTCGCGGAGCACGCAGGACATCAATTTCGTTGAGGAAACCGAGATCAACGGAATGAAGGTGTACCACTACAACCAGAAGATCGAGCCCGTCGATCTGTCCAAGGTGGTGCCGGCGCCCACCAACAAGTTGACGCTGCCCGCCGCCACCTGGGGCGTCCCCGGCGACCAGCAGCCGGTCACGATGGTCCGCTGGTACCAGAACGAGCGCGATATCTGGATCGATCCGGTCACCGGCGTCGTCATCAAGGGCCAGGAGAAGCTGTACCAGTACTACGCCCGCGACAAGGCCAAGCCCGAGGTCACAGTGCTCAAGGTGACGCTGCCGTTCGACGAGAACACCATCGAGTACCAGATCGGCCAGGCCAAGGACGGGCAGGACAAGCTGTCGCTGTTCGGCCGCACCCTGCCGATCGTCGCCGGCATCCTCGGCGCCATCGCGCTGATCGCCGGCATCGTGCTCGGCCTGCGCGGCGGACGCGGCAACAAGGGCGCCACCGCCGGTGGTCCTGCGAACCCGCCCACCGGATCCGGCCAGGCGCCCAACGGCGACCACGACTGGACGTCGGACAAGACCGAGGAATTCCCCACGGTCAACATGGACAAGGGCGGTTTCACCGAGCCGCCGCGCCAGCAGTGA
- a CDS encoding alcohol dehydrogenase catalytic domain-containing protein has product MPTHRAVHVQSAGEPLTLVDVETKSPERDHVRIAVAACGICGTDHGFVEGGFPGMSWPLTPGHEIAGTIAELGAGVDNYSVGDRVAVGWFGGCCNRCVPCRQGHLVYCENLQVPSWQYPGGYAESVTAPANALARIPDELSFAEAAPMSCAGVTTYDALRKSKAMPGDRVAVLGVGGLGHLGVQFARAMGFETIAIARGAGKGDDARALGAHHYVDSTAGDVSEALRALGGVTVVLATAANSQAMADTVGGLRPQGELVVIGVPSEPLPISPVQLVLPGISVNGHASGTARDVEETMRFAVLSGVRARIEERPLADAADAYSATVAGRARYRMVLTM; this is encoded by the coding sequence ATGCCTACTCATCGAGCAGTGCACGTCCAGTCCGCCGGTGAACCGTTGACACTCGTCGACGTCGAGACCAAGTCTCCCGAACGCGATCATGTACGCATCGCGGTCGCCGCCTGCGGAATCTGCGGTACCGACCACGGATTCGTCGAGGGCGGATTCCCCGGGATGTCCTGGCCGCTCACGCCCGGCCACGAGATCGCCGGGACGATCGCCGAACTCGGTGCCGGCGTCGACAACTACAGCGTCGGGGACCGGGTCGCGGTCGGCTGGTTCGGCGGTTGCTGCAACCGGTGCGTCCCGTGCCGGCAGGGGCACCTGGTCTATTGCGAGAACCTGCAGGTGCCGAGCTGGCAGTATCCCGGCGGCTACGCCGAGTCCGTGACAGCGCCGGCGAATGCGCTCGCCCGGATTCCGGACGAACTGTCCTTCGCGGAAGCGGCACCGATGAGTTGTGCGGGTGTCACCACGTACGACGCGCTGCGGAAGTCCAAGGCGATGCCCGGCGACCGGGTCGCCGTCCTGGGGGTCGGCGGCCTCGGCCACCTCGGTGTGCAGTTCGCCCGGGCGATGGGCTTCGAAACGATCGCAATCGCCCGTGGCGCCGGTAAAGGCGACGACGCCCGAGCGCTCGGCGCCCACCATTACGTGGACTCCACCGCCGGCGACGTCAGCGAGGCCCTGCGGGCACTCGGCGGCGTGACGGTGGTGCTCGCGACCGCGGCGAACTCGCAGGCGATGGCCGACACGGTCGGCGGGCTGCGTCCGCAGGGCGAACTGGTCGTGATCGGCGTCCCGTCGGAGCCGCTGCCGATCAGCCCGGTACAGCTGGTCCTGCCCGGCATCAGCGTCAACGGTCACGCGTCCGGTACCGCCCGCGACGTCGAGGAGACGATGCGGTTCGCGGTCCTGTCGGGGGTGCGTGCCCGAATCGAGGAACGCCCCCTGGCGGATGCCGCCGACGCCTACTCCGCCACGGTCGCAGGACGCGCGCGCTATCGCATGGTCCTCACCATGTGA
- a CDS encoding polysaccharide biosynthesis protein: protein MPRQSLTGSTVAGMTMVTAGSMTANLAAYVLQLLALRWLGPSAYGEFASLLAAQLVLAVPALALQSVVARELVHGKGHTELRALGYRCAAIVAAIALLLVPGISWALDTSLTATLWALVAAPLLVLLATEQGLLQGAGRFADLSVVLAGAGVAKVVPAVAVLAIGGGPGPMLLAGAVGTAVMVVVARLLERRRGERVVGGAGVGVGTVLRASQVQLAMIALSSVDLLIARVVLPEADAGIYAAGAVATKAAFWLPQAIGVVLYPRMANPVHSASAVRSALTVLTGLGALLVIGAAVVAPIATMLFGDDYAPVQGILWMFALNGAALAVLQGALLSAIAGERTHLAIVAWVGLAVEAVLMFTVADTVRQFVVVAASVATLTACTAAVLALRSARSDDVPAQ, encoded by the coding sequence ATGCCACGCCAATCCCTCACCGGCTCCACTGTCGCCGGGATGACGATGGTGACGGCCGGTTCGATGACGGCGAACCTCGCCGCCTACGTGCTGCAGCTGCTGGCCCTGCGCTGGCTGGGGCCGTCCGCGTACGGAGAATTCGCGAGTCTGCTCGCCGCCCAGTTGGTGCTGGCGGTGCCCGCCCTGGCGTTGCAGAGCGTCGTGGCCCGAGAGCTGGTGCACGGCAAGGGCCACACCGAGCTGCGGGCCCTCGGATACCGCTGCGCGGCCATCGTCGCGGCGATCGCCCTGCTCCTCGTACCCGGCATCTCGTGGGCGCTCGACACGAGCCTGACCGCCACGCTGTGGGCTCTCGTCGCGGCCCCGCTGCTGGTGCTGCTGGCGACCGAACAGGGTCTACTGCAGGGCGCCGGCCGCTTCGCCGACCTCAGCGTCGTGCTGGCCGGCGCCGGTGTCGCGAAGGTGGTGCCCGCGGTCGCGGTGCTGGCGATCGGCGGGGGACCGGGGCCGATGCTGCTCGCCGGGGCGGTCGGGACCGCCGTGATGGTCGTCGTCGCGCGACTGCTCGAGCGGCGACGGGGCGAGCGCGTGGTCGGCGGCGCCGGCGTCGGGGTCGGCACGGTGCTCCGCGCGTCGCAGGTGCAGCTCGCGATGATCGCGCTGTCGTCGGTGGACCTGCTGATCGCACGCGTCGTGCTTCCCGAGGCCGACGCCGGTATCTACGCGGCGGGCGCGGTCGCGACCAAGGCCGCGTTCTGGCTGCCGCAGGCAATCGGGGTGGTGCTGTACCCGCGGATGGCGAATCCGGTGCACTCGGCCAGCGCGGTGCGGTCCGCGCTGACCGTGCTGACCGGGCTCGGGGCGCTCCTGGTGATCGGCGCCGCCGTGGTCGCGCCGATCGCGACGATGCTGTTCGGCGACGACTACGCGCCGGTCCAGGGAATCCTGTGGATGTTCGCGCTGAACGGTGCGGCGCTGGCGGTGCTGCAGGGCGCGTTGCTGTCCGCGATCGCGGGGGAGCGCACGCATCTCGCGATCGTCGCGTGGGTGGGCCTGGCGGTCGAGGCGGTGCTGATGTTCACCGTCGCCGACACCGTCCGTCAGTTCGTCGTCGTCGCGGCCTCCGTGGCGACGCTGACGGCCTGCACGGCGGCTGTGCTCGCGTTGCGGAGCGCCCGCAGCGACGACGTCCCGGCGCAATGA
- a CDS encoding glycosyltransferase family 4 protein: protein MREVLLLCWRDTGHPQGGGSERYLEEVGAGLARRGIKVTLRTAGYPGAPREEIVDGVRISRGGGRLTVYPRALGAIVAGRLGLGPLAGLRPDAVLDTQNGIPFFSKAVSGAPVTVLVHHCHREQWPVAGRLMGRVGWWIESRLSPRVHRESQYLTVSLPSADELTDLGVERERIAVVRNGADAIPAGVEPGSGHTRTAHPSVCVLSRLVPHKQIEDALAAVATLRRTIPALHLDVVGGGWWEQNLRERAHELGIADAVTFHGHVPEDRKHALLARSWVHVMPSRKEGWGLAVIEAAQHGVPTVGYRSSKGLTDSIIDGVTGLLVGGDSDDAASDRAAAVPALATAVESLLLDAELRAELGDKARLRASEFSWAQTASGVYAVLAASAAGWHVSGLIAGSETGTVAPPRLQEAETAAH, encoded by the coding sequence GTGCGAGAGGTTCTCCTGCTGTGCTGGCGCGACACCGGGCATCCCCAGGGCGGTGGCAGCGAGCGGTACCTCGAGGAGGTCGGCGCGGGCCTCGCTCGACGCGGCATCAAGGTCACGTTGCGGACCGCGGGCTACCCGGGTGCCCCGCGCGAGGAGATCGTCGACGGTGTCCGGATCAGTCGTGGCGGCGGACGGCTGACGGTGTACCCCCGGGCGCTCGGCGCGATCGTCGCCGGCCGTCTCGGTCTCGGACCGCTCGCCGGACTGCGCCCCGACGCGGTGCTCGACACCCAGAACGGCATCCCCTTCTTCTCGAAGGCCGTGTCCGGCGCGCCGGTGACCGTGCTGGTGCACCACTGCCACCGCGAGCAGTGGCCGGTCGCCGGTCGACTCATGGGGCGCGTCGGCTGGTGGATCGAGTCGCGGCTGTCGCCGCGCGTGCACCGGGAGAGCCAGTACCTGACGGTGTCGTTGCCGTCGGCCGACGAGCTCACCGACCTCGGCGTCGAGCGCGAGCGGATCGCGGTGGTCCGCAACGGCGCCGACGCGATCCCGGCCGGCGTCGAGCCGGGGAGCGGGCACACCCGCACCGCGCATCCGAGTGTGTGCGTGCTGTCGCGGCTCGTGCCGCACAAGCAGATCGAGGACGCGCTCGCCGCCGTCGCGACGCTGCGCCGGACCATTCCCGCGCTGCACCTCGACGTCGTCGGCGGCGGCTGGTGGGAGCAGAACCTGCGCGAACGGGCCCACGAGCTGGGTATCGCCGACGCCGTCACGTTCCACGGACACGTGCCCGAGGACCGCAAGCACGCACTGCTCGCGCGCTCGTGGGTGCACGTGATGCCGTCCCGCAAGGAGGGCTGGGGACTCGCAGTGATCGAGGCCGCCCAGCACGGTGTCCCCACGGTCGGCTACCGCAGCTCCAAGGGACTTACCGACTCGATCATCGACGGCGTCACCGGTCTGCTCGTGGGCGGCGACTCCGACGATGCTGCGTCGGATCGGGCGGCCGCGGTGCCCGCGCTGGCGACCGCCGTCGAATCGCTGCTGCTCGACGCCGAACTGCGCGCCGAGCTGGGCGACAAGGCCCGGCTGCGGGCGTCCGAGTTCTCGTGGGCACAGACCGCGTCCGGGGTGTACGCGGTACTCGCCGCGTCAGCCGCCGGGTGGCACGTGTCGGGGCTCATCGCCGGCTCCGAAACCGGCACGGTTGCGCCGCCGCGACTCCAGGAAGCCGAGACCGCCGCCCACTAG
- a CDS encoding class I SAM-dependent methyltransferase: protein MTRHFARRATLKRSVGLLSDFRYEQTDPDLFYGALARDSVELIGDLYRGLTDADLTGTTVLDVGGGPGYFADAFGQAGARYIPVEPDPSEMHAAGLTVGDSIRGSGLALPIRTGSVDVCFSSNVAEHVSQPWVMAEEMLRVTRPGGLMVLSYTLWWGPFGGHETGPWHYLGGEYAARRYKRKQGKEPKNRYGISLFDIGAADGLRWAKDQTGGDVLAAFPRYHPRWAWWMVKIPVLRELLVSNLVLVVRKR, encoded by the coding sequence GTGACCCGGCATTTCGCCCGCCGCGCAACCCTGAAGCGGTCGGTCGGGCTGCTCAGCGACTTCCGGTACGAGCAGACCGACCCGGACCTGTTCTACGGCGCCCTCGCCCGCGACTCCGTCGAACTGATCGGCGACCTCTATCGCGGCCTCACCGACGCGGACCTGACCGGCACGACGGTGCTCGACGTGGGCGGCGGCCCCGGCTACTTCGCGGACGCGTTCGGGCAGGCCGGTGCCCGCTACATTCCGGTGGAGCCCGATCCGTCGGAGATGCACGCGGCGGGCCTGACGGTCGGCGACTCGATCCGCGGCTCGGGGCTGGCGCTGCCGATCCGCACCGGATCGGTGGACGTGTGCTTCTCGTCGAACGTCGCCGAACACGTGTCGCAGCCGTGGGTGATGGCCGAGGAGATGCTGCGGGTGACGCGCCCCGGCGGGCTGATGGTGCTGTCGTACACGCTGTGGTGGGGCCCGTTCGGCGGGCACGAGACCGGCCCGTGGCACTACCTCGGCGGCGAATACGCGGCCCGGCGCTACAAGCGCAAACAGGGCAAGGAACCCAAGAACCGTTACGGCATCTCGCTGTTCGACATCGGTGCCGCGGACGGGTTGAGGTGGGCGAAGGACCAGACCGGCGGCGACGTCCTGGCCGCGTTCCCCCGCTACCACCCGCGCTGGGCGTGGTGGATGGTGAAGATCCCGGTGCTGCGCGAACTGCTGGTGAGCAACCTGGTTCTCGTGGTCCGCAAGCGCTGA
- a CDS encoding ROK family protein: MTALALDVGGTKMAAARVLPDGSPDHRVTVPTPQSGVWDACGALLERAAGGEPITSVGIASAGPVDTTAGTVAPVNIAEWRDGFPIVDAVRTLFPSATVRLALDGAAAALAEHRLGAGRGTPDLLGVVVSTGVGGGVIRGGRIVGGRTGNAGHVGHMVVPGGAEQCGCGAFGCLETVASAPAALRWARTNGWDGATAADLAVDAALGEPTAADALERAGTALGQVLASAAALLDIGLVVVGGGFAQAGPALWDPMIAAAARHARLSFLRDLRLAPADLGVLGTLTGAGLLATDGV; this comes from the coding sequence ATGACCGCACTCGCGCTCGATGTCGGCGGCACCAAGATGGCGGCAGCGCGGGTGCTGCCCGACGGCTCGCCCGATCACCGGGTGACCGTCCCGACGCCGCAGTCCGGGGTGTGGGACGCGTGCGGCGCGCTGCTCGAGCGAGCGGCCGGCGGCGAACCGATCACGTCGGTCGGCATTGCGTCAGCGGGGCCGGTCGACACCACCGCGGGCACGGTCGCGCCGGTCAACATCGCCGAGTGGCGGGACGGCTTTCCGATCGTCGACGCCGTCCGGACCCTGTTCCCGTCCGCAACCGTGCGTCTCGCGCTGGACGGGGCCGCCGCCGCTCTGGCCGAGCACCGACTGGGCGCGGGCCGAGGCACTCCCGATCTGCTGGGCGTCGTCGTCTCGACCGGGGTGGGCGGCGGCGTGATCCGCGGCGGCCGGATCGTGGGCGGACGCACCGGCAACGCGGGCCACGTCGGACACATGGTGGTGCCGGGCGGCGCCGAACAGTGCGGATGCGGGGCATTCGGCTGCCTCGAGACCGTCGCGAGCGCTCCGGCCGCGCTGCGGTGGGCACGGACCAACGGGTGGGACGGCGCCACGGCTGCCGATCTGGCCGTCGACGCAGCGCTGGGAGAACCCACCGCGGCCGACGCCCTCGAACGGGCCGGCACCGCGCTGGGGCAGGTGTTGGCGTCGGCGGCAGCGTTGCTCGACATCGGCCTCGTCGTCGTCGGCGGCGGTTTCGCGCAGGCGGGCCCCGCGTTGTGGGATCCCATGATCGCGGCGGCGGCGCGGCACGCACGGTTGTCCTTCCTGCGCGACCTTCGGCTGGCGCCCGCCGATCTCGGTGTACTCGGCACCCTCACCGGCGCCGGGCTGCTTGCAACGGACGGCGTCTGA